A DNA window from Armatimonadota bacterium contains the following coding sequences:
- a CDS encoding TRAP transporter fused permease subunit — protein MTGMQAPEAPRLEVEELLERFEGATRKLGGPTGWLVTLLALVGSLYHLWAAQAPYIRQLHLTRHLLLVLVLTFLLYPGWKGARRGVHPVDWLLVILSILGLGWVFWDFERFVYRQVVPNVYDLLFGTLTLLAVLEATRRTTGWPLVVLAVAFLLYAFYGSLLPEPWTHRGYDLHRVIGHLYVGLEGIFGVPLDVSASFIILFTLYGSFLEQSGAGKYFVDLAFALMGRRRAGAGQAVTVASFLLGGPSGSGVATTVTVGAIAYPLLRRSGYDPESAGGLLSAGGIGAVISPPILGAAAFLIAEILKISYLQVMVLAIVPTLLYYFSILLMIELDVRRFGLRQVEIPSENPWRLAGRYWYLLASLILIPLFMVRGFTAIAAVFWCIVTTALTSLLRPETALVAVRRAPGARAWPVGIRRLVGGTLGAALALLLTPAIRNLLALPSFLPAAALCAALGAALGAAAERAWREPYTGPPLRLQEPGFRGLGAWEVGGAPLVAALVNGTKQVLTVAVTCAVAGIIVGVITLTGLGLKLSGIIVDLAQGQLLLTLLYAGIALWILGLALPITATYIIAAAIIAPALIRLGVHELAAHMFIFYYAILSEVSPPVGLSPLAASALTGGNAFRTMLMAWKYTLPAFVVPLMFTVHPEGMGLLLHAPWEVAAKVILTSLLGLVSLSAAVNGWLLRRTTWPERVVLTLCGLLLIYPATALDLVAAGGFGAVTLLQWFTRPQPAPERGVSHP, from the coding sequence ATGACCGGGATGCAAGCCCCAGAGGCACCGCGGCTCGAGGTGGAGGAGCTCCTCGAGCGGTTCGAGGGGGCTACCCGAAAGCTGGGGGGACCCACGGGGTGGCTGGTGACGCTCCTGGCCCTCGTCGGTTCCCTCTACCACCTGTGGGCCGCCCAGGCTCCCTACATCCGCCAACTGCATCTCACCCGCCACCTGTTGCTGGTCCTGGTGCTCACCTTTCTGCTGTATCCGGGGTGGAAGGGTGCACGACGTGGCGTGCACCCCGTGGACTGGCTCCTGGTGATCCTCTCCATCCTGGGGCTGGGGTGGGTGTTCTGGGACTTCGAGCGCTTCGTGTACCGTCAGGTGGTCCCCAACGTCTACGATCTCCTCTTCGGCACCCTCACCCTCCTCGCGGTCCTGGAGGCCACCCGGCGGACCACGGGCTGGCCGCTCGTGGTCCTCGCGGTGGCCTTCCTCCTCTACGCCTTCTACGGCTCCCTTCTCCCGGAACCGTGGACCCACCGAGGCTACGACCTCCACCGGGTGATCGGCCACCTATACGTGGGACTGGAGGGGATCTTCGGAGTCCCCCTGGACGTCTCCGCGAGCTTCATCATCCTGTTCACCCTCTACGGATCGTTCCTCGAGCAATCGGGGGCCGGGAAGTACTTCGTGGACCTGGCCTTCGCCCTCATGGGGCGACGCCGCGCGGGAGCGGGACAGGCGGTGACGGTGGCCTCCTTCCTCCTGGGCGGGCCCTCCGGAAGCGGGGTGGCCACCACGGTGACCGTGGGCGCCATCGCATACCCCCTGCTGCGCCGCAGCGGCTACGATCCGGAGTCCGCGGGAGGACTGCTGTCCGCGGGCGGCATCGGCGCCGTGATCTCCCCGCCCATCCTGGGGGCCGCGGCCTTCCTCATCGCGGAGATCCTGAAGATCTCTTACCTGCAGGTGATGGTGCTCGCCATCGTCCCCACGCTGCTGTACTACTTCTCCATCCTCCTCATGATCGAGCTGGACGTCCGACGGTTCGGCCTCCGGCAGGTGGAGATCCCTTCAGAGAACCCCTGGCGGCTAGCGGGCCGCTACTGGTACCTGCTGGCCTCCCTGATTTTGATCCCCCTCTTCATGGTGCGGGGATTCACCGCCATCGCCGCGGTATTCTGGTGCATCGTGACCACGGCCCTCACCAGCCTCCTCCGCCCCGAGACCGCCCTGGTGGCCGTGCGGCGTGCCCCGGGCGCGCGGGCTTGGCCGGTGGGGATCCGCCGGCTCGTGGGGGGAACCCTGGGGGCTGCCCTGGCCCTCCTCCTCACCCCGGCCATCCGGAACCTCCTGGCCCTGCCCTCGTTCCTCCCGGCGGCGGCCCTGTGTGCGGCACTCGGTGCGGCGCTTGGGGCCGCCGCGGAGCGGGCGTGGAGGGAACCGTATACGGGTCCTCCCTTGCGGCTCCAAGAACCCGGCTTCCGGGGGCTGGGGGCGTGGGAGGTGGGTGGCGCCCCTCTGGTGGCCGCCCTCGTGAACGGCACCAAGCAGGTGCTCACCGTGGCCGTGACCTGCGCGGTAGCAGGAATCATCGTGGGGGTCATCACCCTCACAGGGCTGGGGCTGAAGCTCTCGGGCATCATCGTGGACCTGGCCCAGGGTCAGTTGCTGCTCACCCTCCTCTATGCGGGGATTGCTCTGTGGATCCTGGGACTTGCCCTGCCCATCACCGCCACGTACATCATCGCCGCGGCCATCATCGCCCCTGCCCTCATCCGTCTGGGGGTGCACGAGCTGGCGGCCCACATGTTCATCTTTTACTACGCCATCCTTTCCGAGGTTTCCCCGCCCGTGGGACTGAGTCCGCTCGCGGCCTCTGCCCTCACGGGCGGAAACGCCTTCCGGACCATGCTCATGGCGTGGAAGTACACCCTACCCGCCTTCGTGGTTCCCCTCATGTTCACCGTGCACCCGGAGGGGATGGGCCTGCTGCTCCATGCCCCCTGGGAGGTCGCCGCAAAGGTGATCCTCACCTCCCTCCTGGGGCTCGTGAGCCTCAGCGCCGCGGTGAACGGATGGCTCCTGCGCCGGACCACCTGGCCGGAGCGGGTGGTCCTCACCCTGTGCGGCTTGCTGCTCATCTATCCGGCCACCGCCCTGGATCTGGTGGCAGCGGGGGGCTTTGGGGCCGTGACCCTGCTCCAGTGGTTCACCCGGCCGCAGCCCGCCCCTGAACGGGGCGTTTCGCATCCCTAA
- a CDS encoding methyltransferase domain-containing protein produces MLRHLARFVRRIPHRPLRILDVATGSADLPVEMARWARARGISLRILALDIHPDVLAVARRLVHNVPEVILIRADARALPFPDRSVDVAFCGLALHHFPWEGAIQVLREVDRVAAGYLVHDVLRTWTAYLGVLLDTRILGRSPLSRHDGPLSVLRAYTLPELEALVRAAGLQDAEVRRHRFQRGLIVRWPETQNGR; encoded by the coding sequence GTGCTCCGCCACCTCGCGCGGTTTGTCCGCCGTATCCCGCATCGACCCCTTCGGATCCTCGACGTGGCCACGGGGAGCGCGGACCTTCCCGTAGAGATGGCCCGCTGGGCCCGGGCCCGGGGAATCTCACTCCGGATCCTGGCTCTGGACATCCATCCGGATGTCCTGGCGGTGGCCCGCAGGCTTGTCCACAATGTGCCGGAGGTGATCCTGATCCGGGCGGATGCCAGGGCCCTGCCGTTTCCCGACCGCAGCGTGGACGTGGCCTTCTGCGGGCTCGCCCTCCACCACTTCCCCTGGGAGGGCGCGATCCAGGTGCTGCGGGAGGTGGACCGGGTAGCGGCCGGATACCTGGTGCACGACGTGCTGCGGACCTGGACCGCGTACCTCGGCGTGCTCCTGGACACGCGGATCCTGGGCCGCAGCCCTCTGAGCCGCCACGACGGCCCCTTATCCGTGCTGCGGGCGTACACCCTCCCGGAGCTTGAGGCCCTCGTGCGCGCCGCGGGGCTGCAGGACGCCGAGGTGCGACGCCACCGGTTCCAGCGGGGCCTCATCGTGCGGTGGCCGGAGACGCAGAATGGACGCTGA
- a CDS encoding cytochrome C oxidase subunit IV family protein gives MEERHTGHGYALYGVTWFWLLVVTVAEIWITLIHLPRPVLITGLVGMAILKAALIMAYFMHLRYERPVVAAIFSIPIAILLVALFAVVGMDALAF, from the coding sequence ATGGAGGAACGCCACACCGGGCACGGATACGCCCTCTACGGGGTCACCTGGTTCTGGCTGCTGGTGGTCACCGTGGCGGAGATCTGGATCACCCTGATTCACCTCCCCCGCCCCGTGCTGATCACGGGGCTCGTGGGCATGGCCATCCTCAAGGCAGCCCTCATCATGGCCTACTTCATGCACCTCCGGTACGAGCGTCCCGTGGTGGCGGCCATCTTCAGCATCCCCATCGCCATCCTCCTCGTGGCCCTGTTCGCGGTGGTGGGCATGGACGCTCTCGCCTTCTAG
- a CDS encoding NAD(P)/FAD-dependent oxidoreductase: MDADVVVVGAGPAGSSTAIQLRRLGWRVLLVDRARFPRPKPCGEYLNPGAVRALERLGLGGAVQAAGVRIHGILLVGPDGASGWMPFSTGSGLLLPRVRLDHLLVQTAVRAGAELLEGVRVGAVVPGNPPIVVARAGDRALRLQARLVVGADGLRSAVARAIHPVRPPSHPRITIGAHFEGLGYHHPRGDLYVGPGWYVGAALYGNGVGNVVAALPQGMMRRLRVPHRAFFLACEALPALHRLLRGARPRTSFACVAPLGFAVRRAWAPGVLLVGDAAGTVDPMTGHGVYLGLRSAELAADFAHRFLHTQSLQALADYERARRRAFQPMWRISRLLQWGLRRPWLARGFVRCLVSSSAFASWLMGTVEGS; encoded by the coding sequence ATGGACGCTGACGTGGTGGTGGTGGGAGCGGGCCCCGCGGGGAGCAGTACGGCGATCCAGCTTCGTCGCCTGGGCTGGCGTGTGCTGCTGGTGGACCGGGCGCGTTTCCCCAGGCCGAAACCGTGCGGGGAGTACCTGAACCCTGGGGCCGTGCGTGCGTTGGAGCGGCTCGGCCTCGGAGGTGCGGTACAGGCGGCGGGCGTGCGGATCCACGGAATCCTCCTTGTGGGCCCGGACGGGGCTTCCGGATGGATGCCGTTTTCCACGGGGTCCGGCCTGCTGCTGCCCCGAGTCCGGCTCGACCACCTCCTGGTGCAGACGGCGGTGCGCGCAGGCGCGGAACTCCTGGAGGGCGTCCGGGTAGGCGCGGTGGTTCCTGGTAACCCCCCGATCGTCGTGGCACGGGCGGGAGATCGTGCCCTGCGACTGCAGGCTCGACTCGTGGTAGGAGCGGACGGACTCCGCTCCGCGGTGGCCCGGGCGATCCACCCCGTCCGGCCTCCCTCCCATCCCCGCATCACCATCGGGGCGCACTTCGAAGGACTGGGATACCACCATCCGCGCGGAGATCTCTACGTGGGGCCTGGGTGGTATGTAGGAGCGGCCCTGTACGGCAACGGCGTGGGAAACGTGGTGGCCGCTCTGCCCCAGGGAATGATGCGACGGCTTCGAGTCCCGCACCGAGCCTTCTTCCTGGCCTGTGAAGCCCTTCCCGCCCTGCACCGCCTCCTGCGGGGCGCCCGACCCCGAACGTCCTTCGCGTGCGTGGCCCCGCTCGGGTTCGCGGTGCGGCGGGCATGGGCTCCAGGGGTGCTGCTGGTGGGCGATGCCGCGGGCACCGTGGACCCGATGACGGGCCATGGCGTGTATCTGGGGCTTCGGAGCGCCGAACTCGCCGCCGACTTCGCCCACCGGTTCCTGCACACCCAGAGCCTGCAGGCGCTCGCGGACTACGAACGGGCCCGACGGAGGGCCTTCCAGCCCATGTGGCGCATCAGCCGACTGCTGCAGTGGGGGCTGCGGCGGCCCTGGCTCGCGCGGGGATTCGTGCGGTGTCTGGTCAGCTCCTCAGCTTTCGCGTCGTGGCTCATGGGAACCGTAGAGGGCAGCTAA
- a CDS encoding cytochrome c oxidase subunit 3 — MAEAVRTLERVEAETVDAWAGGVSPFGMSWGKFMMWIFLLSDAFTFGGLLVAYGAVRMSAGAWPNAAEIFRIGFVGTMTFILICSSATMAVAVHAARRGDRRIAERFLLLTILGGLTFLGMQAVEWTHFIQEGARLSRNPWGIPAFSASFFIITGFHGGHVTSGVLYLSAVLLKTRRERRRLEAWERTVRDQAGRRIDPGARVRLLHLPQRPELVVEQVHPQWGKVVVLVPEKGPNAADMVPVEWVEVVEEAPPAPVPVDPVAHAERIENAGLYWHFVDLVWVFVFTLMYLIPPAVPAAIPH, encoded by the coding sequence GTGGCGGAAGCCGTGCGGACCCTAGAGCGCGTCGAAGCGGAGACCGTGGACGCCTGGGCGGGCGGGGTCTCGCCCTTCGGCATGAGCTGGGGGAAGTTCATGATGTGGATCTTCCTCCTCTCGGACGCCTTCACCTTCGGGGGGCTGCTCGTGGCCTACGGCGCGGTGCGGATGAGCGCCGGGGCCTGGCCCAATGCCGCGGAGATCTTCCGCATCGGGTTCGTGGGCACCATGACCTTCATCCTCATCTGCAGCAGCGCCACCATGGCGGTGGCGGTGCACGCGGCCCGTCGGGGAGACCGGCGCATCGCGGAGCGCTTCCTCCTGCTGACCATCCTCGGCGGCCTCACCTTCCTCGGGATGCAGGCGGTGGAGTGGACCCACTTCATCCAGGAAGGCGCACGGCTCTCCAGGAATCCATGGGGCATCCCGGCTTTCAGCGCCTCCTTCTTCATCATCACGGGGTTCCACGGCGGGCACGTGACCAGCGGGGTCCTCTACCTCTCCGCCGTGCTCCTCAAGACCCGGCGGGAGCGACGGCGGTTGGAGGCCTGGGAGCGGACAGTGCGGGACCAAGCCGGCCGGCGCATCGATCCCGGGGCCCGGGTGCGACTCCTGCACCTCCCGCAGCGACCGGAGCTGGTGGTGGAGCAGGTCCACCCGCAGTGGGGGAAGGTGGTGGTGCTGGTCCCGGAGAAGGGTCCGAACGCCGCGGACATGGTCCCCGTGGAGTGGGTGGAGGTGGTGGAGGAGGCTCCCCCTGCGCCCGTCCCCGTGGACCCGGTGGCCCACGCGGAACGCATCGAGAACGCGGGGCTCTACTGGCACTTCGTGGACCTTGTGTGGGTGTTCGTGTTCACCCTCATGTACCTGATCCCGCCCGCGGTTCCCGCGGCCATCCCGCACTAG
- a CDS encoding DUF2628 domain-containing protein: protein MAATLFGVLIALGVMGGAVYVGWRLLAPSWQSTWEDLLRSLSEASLPFPRMSLQEDLGDRIPPPRLSWNWAAAVLGPFWYLAMGLWAHFVALAALAFLSGGLLAPLVWLYCALKANEDLWEARKARWSAY, encoded by the coding sequence ATGGCCGCGACCCTTTTCGGCGTCCTCATCGCCCTAGGGGTGATGGGCGGGGCGGTCTACGTGGGGTGGAGGCTGCTGGCCCCCAGCTGGCAAAGCACCTGGGAGGACCTCCTGCGCTCCCTCAGCGAGGCCTCCCTCCCCTTCCCCCGCATGAGCCTCCAGGAAGACCTCGGGGACCGGATCCCCCCTCCGCGGCTCTCGTGGAACTGGGCGGCCGCGGTGCTCGGGCCCTTCTGGTACCTCGCCATGGGCCTTTGGGCGCACTTCGTGGCCCTCGCGGCGCTCGCGTTCCTCTCCGGCGGGCTGCTCGCGCCCCTCGTGTGGCTCTACTGCGCCCTCAAGGCAAACGAGGACCTGTGGGAGGCTCGAAAGGCCCGGTGGAGCGCATACTAG
- a CDS encoding DUF309 domain-containing protein, whose translation MYVSLKHTLSALSLQAVRAPAQARFAVWLAGYAQVAAAGEAVPLSRVQSTARNLAAPLGWRVRLRDLASLVGQRLLWRGSRRLGLARKYRPHWPYFHSQALRLYRATAHLLHNPGAGDLPDELYRGLVLFDFGLYFPCHEYFEGMWRAAAPGDRDFYHGLIQVAAAFYHHEKGNSRGALALLRRGLAKLAAYRPEYRGLEVSRVWEILLPWEGRFQQGGSAGPPRLVVQSERSPEPGEGA comes from the coding sequence ATGTACGTCAGCCTCAAACACACGTTGAGTGCGCTGAGCCTGCAGGCGGTGCGCGCTCCCGCCCAGGCCCGGTTCGCGGTGTGGCTGGCGGGGTACGCACAGGTGGCCGCGGCCGGGGAGGCGGTACCGCTCTCTCGGGTGCAGTCCACCGCCCGCAACCTCGCGGCACCCTTGGGATGGCGGGTGCGGCTGCGGGATCTTGCCTCGCTGGTGGGGCAACGGCTCCTGTGGCGGGGAAGCCGCCGGCTCGGCCTCGCCCGGAAGTACCGTCCCCACTGGCCGTACTTCCACTCCCAGGCCCTCCGGCTCTACCGGGCCACCGCACACCTCCTCCACAATCCCGGGGCCGGGGATCTGCCGGACGAGCTGTACCGGGGGCTTGTGCTCTTCGACTTCGGGCTGTACTTCCCGTGCCACGAGTACTTCGAGGGAATGTGGCGTGCCGCGGCCCCGGGGGACAGGGATTTCTACCACGGGCTCATCCAGGTGGCGGCCGCCTTTTACCACCACGAGAAGGGGAACTCCCGCGGGGCCCTGGCCTTGCTGCGCCGGGGACTTGCCAAGCTCGCGGCATATCGTCCCGAATACCGGGGGCTGGAAGTGTCGCGTGTATGGGAGATCCTGCTCCCCTGGGAGGGCCGATTCCAGCAGGGAGGCTCCGCGGGTCCCCCCCGGCTCGTCGTACAATCGGAGCGGTCCCCGGAACCGGGGGAGGGAGCATGA
- a CDS encoding cbb3-type cytochrome c oxidase subunit I: MAAALEHTVHEAHRESFWTRYVFSQDHKVIGIQYLLTSFVMLFIGGALAMAMRVNLAWPQSGILQADQYLAAVSMHGTLMVFFVLTPALLGGFANFLVPLKIGARDMAFPFINMLSYWVFLLSALVLLASFFVPGGPLNAGWTAYPPLSALPQAAPGSGLGQSLWLVSIAIFCVSSLLGSLNYITTILVMRTPGMRLGRMPLTIWGIFLAAILALLTFPVLMAAGILLLFDRHAGTSFFVPAGLVVGGEVIRHTGGNPLLWQHLFWFFGHPEVYIVILPPMGIVSDVLANFARKPIFGYPAMVGSMVAITVLSFLVWGHHMFVSGMHPLLGTGFAITTLLIGTPSAVKTFNWLVTLWRGKLYFSTAMLFALGFVSTFVAGGLTGIFLGNAAVDIPLHDTFFVVGHFHLVMGVAALFGIFAGTYFWFPKMFGRMMDERLGRWHFWLSILGVYGTFFPMYYLGLAGMHRRIYNYQAFPYLAKLQPVQVFITLSAFLIFIGGLVFAYNLFGSLVNGRRADRNPWRATTLEWYADSPPPHGNWHGEAPRVYRGPYEYSVPGAPEDYLPQWLSPVEAGVEVKH, from the coding sequence ATGGCGGCCGCACTCGAACACACCGTGCACGAGGCCCACCGGGAGAGCTTCTGGACCCGGTACGTCTTCAGTCAGGACCACAAGGTCATCGGGATCCAGTACCTACTTACCTCCTTCGTGATGCTGTTCATCGGCGGAGCACTTGCCATGGCCATGCGGGTGAACCTGGCGTGGCCCCAGAGCGGCATCCTGCAGGCGGATCAGTACCTCGCGGCGGTGAGCATGCACGGCACCCTCATGGTCTTCTTCGTGCTCACCCCGGCCCTGCTCGGGGGGTTTGCCAACTTCCTCGTGCCCCTCAAGATCGGGGCCCGGGACATGGCCTTCCCCTTCATCAACATGCTCTCGTACTGGGTATTCCTGCTCTCCGCCCTGGTGCTGCTTGCCAGCTTCTTCGTGCCGGGCGGACCCCTCAACGCCGGCTGGACCGCCTACCCGCCCCTCAGCGCCCTCCCGCAGGCGGCACCGGGCTCAGGGCTCGGCCAGAGCCTGTGGCTCGTGTCCATCGCCATCTTCTGTGTCTCATCGCTCCTGGGCTCCCTGAACTACATCACCACCATCCTGGTGATGCGCACCCCCGGCATGCGTCTGGGACGGATGCCCCTCACCATCTGGGGGATCTTCCTCGCGGCCATCCTGGCCCTGCTGACCTTTCCCGTGCTCATGGCGGCAGGAATCCTCCTGCTGTTCGACCGGCACGCGGGCACCAGCTTCTTCGTGCCCGCGGGGCTGGTGGTGGGCGGGGAGGTGATCCGGCACACGGGTGGGAATCCGCTCCTCTGGCAGCACCTCTTCTGGTTCTTCGGGCACCCAGAGGTCTACATCGTCATCCTGCCCCCCATGGGCATCGTCTCGGACGTCCTCGCCAACTTCGCCCGCAAGCCCATCTTCGGGTATCCCGCCATGGTGGGCTCCATGGTGGCCATCACGGTGTTGAGCTTCCTCGTTTGGGGCCACCACATGTTCGTGAGCGGGATGCATCCCCTGCTGGGCACGGGGTTCGCCATCACCACCCTCCTCATCGGGACCCCCAGCGCGGTGAAGACCTTCAACTGGCTGGTGACCCTGTGGCGAGGGAAGCTCTACTTCAGCACAGCCATGCTCTTCGCCCTGGGCTTTGTGAGCACCTTCGTGGCGGGCGGGCTCACGGGGATCTTCCTGGGCAACGCCGCCGTAGATATCCCGCTCCACGACACCTTCTTCGTCGTGGGACACTTCCACCTGGTGATGGGAGTGGCGGCTCTGTTCGGCATCTTCGCGGGAACCTACTTCTGGTTTCCGAAGATGTTCGGCCGGATGATGGACGAGCGGCTGGGCCGATGGCACTTCTGGCTCAGCATCCTGGGCGTGTACGGCACCTTCTTCCCCATGTACTACCTGGGGCTTGCGGGCATGCACCGCCGCATCTACAACTACCAGGCCTTTCCGTACCTGGCGAAGCTGCAGCCCGTGCAGGTCTTCATCACCCTGAGCGCCTTCCTCATCTTCATCGGGGGGTTAGTGTTCGCCTACAACCTGTTCGGAAGCCTTGTGAACGGGCGCCGGGCGGACCGCAACCCCTGGCGGGCCACCACCCTGGAGTGGTACGCGGACAGTCCTCCGCCGCACGGGAACTGGCACGGAGAGGCCCCCCGGGTGTACCGGGGGCCATATGAGTACAGCGTACCGGGGGCACCGGAGGACTACCTCCCGCAGTGGCTGAGCCCCGTGGAGGCCGGCGTGGAGGTCAAGCACTGA
- a CDS encoding cytochrome c oxidase subunit II: MAHGTPAPSPERSPNPLERTAGSGIGLGLLFWLFMLAAVAATLYARHAWWLPPLAAREGASIDQLLEITLGVTGAAFLLVHALLGYFVIRYRTRGQPRAHYFPHSTPLEVLYTAVPAAVLVGLSVAGMVTWSRLHASPPPDAFLIEIRGQQFSWSARYPGPDGKLGRVDPRIPQPFNVDPRDPAARDDVTSSEIYLVVNRPAHILLRTRDVQHSFWVPSFRLKKDLLPGRTTELWLTPTRTGTFDIACAELCGVGHYTMYGQVRVVTQEEFDRWLRRQTGRR; encoded by the coding sequence ATGGCACACGGGACACCGGCCCCTTCCCCGGAGCGTTCCCCAAATCCCCTGGAGCGGACCGCGGGCTCCGGAATCGGATTGGGGCTCCTGTTCTGGCTGTTCATGCTGGCCGCGGTGGCGGCCACCCTGTACGCCCGCCACGCCTGGTGGCTTCCTCCCCTGGCTGCCCGGGAGGGGGCCAGCATCGACCAGCTCCTCGAGATCACCCTGGGGGTGACGGGCGCCGCCTTCCTGCTCGTCCACGCGCTTCTGGGCTACTTCGTGATCCGATACCGCACCCGGGGACAGCCCCGGGCGCACTACTTCCCCCACAGCACCCCCCTGGAGGTCCTTTACACCGCGGTGCCCGCCGCGGTCCTGGTGGGTCTCAGCGTGGCGGGGATGGTGACCTGGTCCCGGCTGCACGCTTCCCCTCCTCCAGACGCCTTCCTCATCGAGATCCGGGGACAGCAGTTCAGCTGGTCAGCCCGTTACCCGGGCCCGGATGGAAAGCTCGGCCGGGTGGATCCCCGGATTCCGCAGCCCTTTAACGTGGATCCCCGGGATCCCGCCGCGAGGGATGACGTCACCAGCAGCGAGATCTACCTGGTGGTGAACCGGCCCGCGCACATCCTCCTGCGGACCCGGGACGTCCAGCACAGCTTCTGGGTCCCCTCCTTCCGGCTGAAGAAGGACCTCCTGCCGGGCCGAACAACAGAGCTCTGGCTTACCCCAACCCGCACGGGCACCTTTGACATCGCCTGCGCGGAGCTTTGCGGGGTAGGCCACTACACCATGTACGGGCAGGTGCGGGTGGTGACCCAGGAGGAGTTCGATCGCTGGCTGCGCCGGCAGACCGGGAGACGATAG
- a CDS encoding cytochrome c oxidase subunit 3: MAVAVEKRPPPPQAPPPRDDRGWGGPPPAPRVATRVGVWLLVGAVAIFFLGLTSALLARREGLEWGPVRTPGILWASTALILTSSLLLERARAVLRGDRRQAFYGRLRSSLVLGVGFLAAQAGAWWSLLHRGVHLATSPHAAYFYLLTGAHAVHLLGGVAWFGALVRNARRGQVDPERVGDFAVYWHFLAGLWVYLFAVLFL, encoded by the coding sequence ATGGCCGTCGCGGTCGAAAAACGCCCTCCGCCCCCGCAAGCCCCGCCACCCCGGGATGATCGCGGATGGGGCGGCCCTCCGCCCGCTCCCCGCGTCGCCACGCGGGTTGGCGTGTGGCTCCTGGTGGGAGCTGTGGCCATCTTCTTCCTGGGCCTCACCAGCGCTCTTCTCGCCCGGCGGGAGGGCCTGGAGTGGGGACCGGTCCGAACGCCCGGCATCCTATGGGCGAGCACCGCGCTGATCCTCACCAGCAGCCTCCTGCTGGAACGGGCCCGGGCCGTGCTGCGCGGGGATCGGAGGCAGGCCTTCTACGGGAGGCTGCGGAGCTCCCTGGTCCTCGGGGTGGGGTTCCTCGCCGCACAGGCCGGCGCGTGGTGGAGCCTCCTGCACCGAGGGGTTCACCTGGCCACGAGCCCGCATGCGGCATACTTCTACCTCCTGACGGGGGCCCACGCCGTCCACCTCCTGGGGGGAGTGGCTTGGTTCGGGGCGTTGGTGCGGAATGCAAGGCGCGGACAGGTGGACCCGGAACGGGTGGGGGATTTCGCGGTGTACTGGCACTTCCTGGCAGGGCTTTGGGTGTACCTCTTTGCCGTCCTGTTCCTGTAA
- a CDS encoding beta-ketoacyl-[acyl-carrier-protein] synthase II, whose translation MNGHRVVVTGIGAITPIGIGVEGLWGGILEARSGVRRLERFDASSFTSQVAAEVVDFDPAMVLESKQVKRLDRFAQFAVACARQAVADAGLDLEAVDRDRVGVFIGTALGGAAFAKEQARIFLREGIRRVRPTLAVSVFGGAASCNIAMDLGLRGPTSANSDSCASGAIAIGEAMRLVRGGEVDLMLAGGVEVPLTPLIFGAFDLLRAMSARFNHDPARASRPFDRHRDGFVMAEGAAILVLERLEHALARHARIYGEVLGYGAHASSTPLNDATETRAIKEVFGPHAYRAPVSGTKSMHGHPLEAAGAVEAAICLLTLFQDYVPPTINLEEPDAECDPDYVPNRGRFTRVHYVLNNSFRFGGINACLVFGRFPSPGRESQ comes from the coding sequence ATGAACGGACATCGGGTAGTGGTCACGGGGATTGGGGCCATCACCCCCATCGGGATCGGCGTGGAAGGGCTATGGGGAGGAATCCTGGAGGCACGGTCGGGGGTGCGGCGGCTGGAGCGGTTCGATGCCTCCTCGTTCACCAGCCAGGTAGCCGCGGAGGTGGTGGATTTCGACCCCGCCATGGTTCTGGAATCCAAGCAGGTGAAGCGGCTCGACCGGTTCGCCCAGTTCGCGGTGGCCTGTGCCCGGCAGGCGGTGGCGGATGCAGGGCTAGATCTCGAGGCCGTGGATCGGGATCGGGTGGGGGTCTTCATCGGGACCGCCTTGGGCGGAGCCGCCTTCGCGAAGGAGCAGGCCCGGATCTTCCTGCGGGAGGGGATCCGGCGGGTGCGGCCCACCTTGGCGGTCTCCGTCTTCGGGGGAGCCGCCAGCTGCAACATCGCCATGGACCTGGGGCTTCGAGGTCCCACAAGCGCGAATTCCGATTCCTGCGCTTCCGGCGCCATCGCCATCGGGGAGGCCATGCGGCTGGTGCGCGGCGGCGAGGTGGATCTTATGCTGGCGGGCGGTGTGGAGGTTCCCCTCACACCCCTCATCTTCGGGGCCTTCGATCTCCTCCGGGCCATGTCCGCCCGGTTCAACCACGACCCTGCCCGAGCTTCCCGTCCCTTCGACCGCCACCGGGACGGGTTCGTGATGGCGGAGGGTGCGGCCATCCTGGTACTGGAACGCCTGGAGCACGCCCTGGCCCGCCATGCCCGGATCTACGGAGAAGTCCTGGGGTACGGCGCGCACGCTTCCAGCACCCCCCTCAACGACGCCACGGAGACGCGGGCCATCAAGGAGGTCTTCGGCCCACACGCGTACCGAGCCCCCGTCAGTGGCACCAAGTCCATGCACGGACATCCCTTGGAGGCTGCGGGTGCCGTGGAGGCTGCCATCTGTCTATTGACGCTTTTCCAGGACTACGTCCCCCCCACCATCAACTTGGAGGAGCCGGACGCGGAGTGCGACCCGGACTACGTGCCGAACCGCGGGCGTTTCACCCGGGTGCACTACGTCCTCAACAACTCCTTTAGATTCGGCGGGATCAACGCGTGTCTGGTGTTCGGGCGATTCCCATCCCCCGGACGCGAGAGCCAATAG